The following proteins are co-located in the Flammeovirga kamogawensis genome:
- a CDS encoding glycosyltransferase family 4 protein, translating into MILYIISDIDKAIAFELIAEKFSNDISFIILNKRKGYLDNYLLRNNVRCYSLTLMSKKDYPLLFLKILILLFRIRPKVVHTHLRDANFLGLVSAWLLRIRKRIYTRHSSTFNKDLYPKSVKYDKLCNYLATDVVAISQNVKEVLLEEGCSKEKINLIHHGFDLDAFTKVNEKDVTLLKKKYDIPHDSIVIGVIARYLKLKGHIYIIEAFKKLRQENPNFLLVLANTSGQDKNTIQNLLKSKLDEGSYVEIAFENNLFALYKCFDFYIHTPINKEIEAFGQTYVEALAAGIPSIFTLSGIAPEFIKDKQNALVVPFCDSDAIYNAMKNYLRNNKLQKTIITNGIIDVKAYFSLNLFFEKLNSLYE; encoded by the coding sequence ATGATTTTATATATAATTTCAGACATAGATAAGGCTATTGCTTTTGAACTTATTGCTGAGAAATTTTCTAATGATATTTCATTTATCATTTTGAATAAAAGAAAAGGTTATTTAGATAATTATTTATTAAGAAATAATGTACGATGTTATAGTCTTACTTTAATGAGTAAAAAGGATTACCCTTTATTATTTCTCAAAATTTTGATTTTATTATTTAGGATTAGACCTAAAGTAGTTCATACACATCTAAGAGATGCTAATTTTTTAGGGTTAGTTTCCGCTTGGTTATTAAGAATAAGAAAGAGAATTTATACAAGGCATAGCTCAACTTTTAATAAAGACCTTTATCCAAAATCTGTTAAATATGATAAATTATGTAACTATTTAGCAACAGATGTTGTAGCAATTTCACAAAATGTAAAAGAGGTATTACTAGAAGAGGGGTGTTCAAAAGAAAAAATAAACTTAATACATCATGGCTTTGATTTAGATGCATTTACTAAAGTAAATGAAAAAGACGTTACTTTATTAAAAAAGAAATATGATATACCTCATGATTCAATAGTGATAGGAGTAATTGCAAGGTATTTAAAATTAAAAGGACATATATATATTATTGAAGCATTTAAAAAGTTAAGACAAGAAAACCCTAATTTTTTACTGGTATTAGCAAACACTTCAGGTCAAGATAAAAATACAATTCAAAATTTATTAAAGAGTAAATTAGATGAAGGTTCATATGTTGAAATAGCTTTTGAAAATAATTTATTTGCTCTTTATAAATGTTTTGATTTTTATATTCATACTCCAATTAATAAAGAAATTGAAGCTTTTGGGCAAACATATGTAGAGGCATTAGCTGCAGGGATACCTTCTATTTTTACTTTATCAGGTATAGCGCCTGAGTTTATAAAAGATAAACAAAATGCTTTAGTAGTCCCTTTTTGTGATTCAGATGCAATTTATAATGCAATGAAAAATTATTTACGAAATAATAAATTACAAAAAACTATCATAACAAATGGGATAATTGATGTGAAAGCATATTTCAGTCTAAATTTATTTTTTGAAAAACTTAATTCCTTATATGAATAA
- a CDS encoding LbetaH domain-containing protein, translating into MTGLLKIYYTKILKRPHYIHIPIGLLLVNFLFQRIFRINSEVPFSVHYTNKIRGYKFMEIHDSSNISLTVSSGCYFAASKRSKLVIKKNVIIAPNVLINTENHGLKDRRIYNGKIIIINSNVWIGANSLILSGAEIGENCTIAGGSVVLRGAYRGNTLLAGNPAVIKKEIV; encoded by the coding sequence ATGACAGGATTATTGAAAATATATTACACTAAGATATTAAAAAGGCCACATTATATACATATTCCAATAGGTTTATTATTGGTGAATTTTCTTTTTCAAAGAATATTTAGGATTAATAGTGAAGTTCCATTTTCTGTTCACTATACCAATAAAATAAGAGGATATAAATTTATGGAAATACATGACTCTTCAAATATTAGTTTAACAGTGTCGAGTGGTTGTTATTTTGCAGCTTCTAAAAGGTCAAAATTAGTTATAAAGAAAAATGTTATTATAGCTCCAAATGTACTGATTAATACTGAAAATCATGGTTTAAAAGATCGAAGAATTTATAATGGTAAAATAATAATTATTAATTCCAATGTTTGGATTGGTGCTAATTCATTAATACTATCTGGTGCTGAGATTGGAGAAAATTGTACAATAGCAGGTGGAAGTGTTGTTTTAAGAGGGGCTTATAGAGGAAATACTTTATTAGCCGGAAACCCAGCAGTTATAAAAAAAGAAATTGTATGA
- a CDS encoding glycosyltransferase family 2 protein, which produces MNNILFSIIIPTYNRANFIKKTIQSVTNQTYTNFEIVVVDDGSTDNTEEIIHTIQDHRLQYYKKRNAERGAARNYGAKIAKGEYIYFLDSDDLLYTNHLEVAYHFIIKNNPNIFFQQYEFTKEDGSKIPNLRVNESINKLLLTKGNFMSCHGVFLSSDIFSDNQFVEDRKLAGSEDYELWLRIAARQEILYSNTVTSTLVFHDDRSVLNFSKEKLIERKLLFLKYIKSDKKFRSVYGQYIKAIEAGAYSYIALHIALTKKDKFTSLKYLWKSIKVRPYQVLEKRTLGILKQLIF; this is translated from the coding sequence ATGAATAATATTTTATTCTCAATTATAATTCCAACTTATAACAGAGCAAATTTCATAAAAAAAACGATACAAAGTGTTACAAACCAGACTTATACTAATTTTGAAATAGTTGTTGTTGATGATGGAAGTACAGATAACACTGAAGAAATTATTCATACAATTCAAGATCATAGATTACAATACTATAAGAAAAGAAACGCGGAACGAGGAGCCGCAAGGAATTATGGTGCTAAAATAGCCAAAGGAGAATACATTTATTTTTTAGATTCAGACGATTTATTATACACAAATCATCTAGAAGTTGCTTATCATTTTATAATTAAGAATAACCCAAACATATTTTTTCAACAGTATGAATTTACTAAAGAAGATGGTTCCAAAATACCAAATTTAAGAGTAAATGAATCTATAAATAAATTGTTACTTACAAAAGGTAATTTCATGAGTTGTCATGGAGTTTTTTTAAGTAGTGACATTTTTAGTGACAACCAGTTTGTTGAGGATCGGAAACTAGCAGGTTCTGAAGATTATGAATTATGGCTAAGAATTGCTGCAAGACAAGAAATATTATATTCAAATACTGTTACTTCAACTTTAGTATTTCATGATGATAGAAGTGTTTTAAACTTTTCTAAAGAGAAATTAATAGAGCGTAAATTACTTTTTTTAAAATATATAAAATCGGATAAGAAGTTCAGGTCTGTTTATGGTCAATATATTAAGGCAATAGAAGCTGGAGCCTATTCATATATAGCATTACATATCGCTTTAACTAAAAAAGATAAATTTACTTCATTAAAGTACTTATGGAAAAGTATTAAAGTTCGACCTTATCAGGTTTTAGAAAAAAGAACATTAGGTATATTAAAACAGTTAATTTTTTGA
- a CDS encoding glycosyltransferase family 4 protein produces the protein MNFLILSYYFKPLNSITVNRVEAYIKGLTDKNHNVYLITRYYKKNSMTWDEICSIESEKKQITVEVVNKQFKIIRVPQQIKKNKNSYLLSIRNLINNEFGVYTSTSNFVDGLDFIEEKIDYILVSIPPVNLLKTALQINTKLNAKLLLDIRDFQNHIILNKNNNINFKSKIEHFFIKRFYKKEIHNFDQIFAVNKQFLDFFSSYPIEKKELILNGFEKSIFDKYVDKEIDTNCFQISVLGTIYPKQNILLFCDIINEFVKNKQNVKINFIGLLAIPQMKDKILNNIDELNICYFTNRISREECLEIGAKSSILFYPAWEDYKGVYSGKIFDYVGLRRSILIAPTDNDVIHEIVMNNKLGIATSSVNEGLCFLNKKYIDWKNNKINKNICLDEYSREIQINKMFKKIT, from the coding sequence ATGAATTTTTTAATATTAAGTTATTACTTTAAACCGTTAAACTCTATAACTGTAAATAGAGTTGAAGCATATATTAAAGGTTTAACAGATAAAAACCACAATGTTTATCTTATAACAAGATATTATAAAAAAAATAGTATGACTTGGGATGAGATTTGTAGTATTGAATCTGAAAAAAAACAAATAACAGTTGAAGTTGTTAACAAACAATTTAAAATAATAAGAGTACCACAGCAAATCAAAAAAAACAAAAATAGTTATCTTCTTAGTATAAGAAATCTTATTAATAATGAATTTGGTGTATATACTTCTACATCAAACTTTGTTGATGGATTAGATTTTATTGAAGAAAAAATTGATTATATATTAGTATCAATTCCTCCTGTAAATCTTTTAAAGACTGCATTACAAATTAACACAAAATTAAATGCAAAATTATTGCTAGATATTAGAGATTTTCAAAACCATATTATTTTAAATAAGAATAATAATATTAATTTCAAATCAAAAATTGAACACTTTTTTATAAAGAGATTTTATAAAAAAGAAATACATAATTTTGATCAAATTTTTGCTGTAAATAAACAGTTTTTAGATTTCTTTTCATCATACCCAATTGAGAAAAAAGAACTGATATTGAATGGATTTGAAAAATCTATTTTTGATAAATATGTAGATAAAGAAATTGATACTAATTGTTTTCAAATTTCAGTACTTGGTACAATTTATCCAAAACAGAATATATTATTATTTTGTGATATAATAAATGAATTTGTAAAGAATAAACAAAATGTAAAAATAAACTTTATTGGCTTATTAGCAATTCCACAAATGAAAGACAAAATACTAAATAACATTGATGAATTAAATATTTGTTACTTTACCAATAGGATCAGTAGGGAAGAATGTCTAGAAATTGGAGCTAAATCATCTATATTATTTTATCCTGCTTGGGAAGATTATAAAGGTGTGTATTCTGGGAAAATTTTTGATTATGTAGGTCTAAGAAGAAGCATTTTAATAGCACCAACTGATAATGATGTAATTCATGAAATCGTTATGAATAATAAATTAGGTATTGCAACATCATCAGTTAATGAAGGATTGTGTTTTTTAAATAAAAAATATATAGATTGGAAAAATAATAAAATAAATAAAAATATTTGTTTGGATGAATATTCTAGAGAGATTCAAATAAATAAAATGTTTAAAAAAATAACCTAA
- a CDS encoding glycosyltransferase, whose product MKNTLYISYDGMTDPLGQSQVLPYLKGLSQNGYSITLISFEKEERKDKKAYIQKIVKKIGIDWYPLNYTKNPPIVSTVIDVQRLKKLAFKLHQEKQFRLVHCRSYISALIGLEMKKKLGVKFLFDMRGFWADERVDGNIWKLSNPIFRLVYAYFKKKEKEFLRYSDINISLTNNGLQVINEWNKSKDFSKTVVIPCCADTTLFTIKNTTHKTFVLGYLGSIGTWYLLDEMLDFYLRLLRKQPNSIFHFLTKDDPNLILSKCKDKNIPLSNILIEESEREDIVQKTSTWDYSIFFIKPAFSKKSSSPTKQGELMSMGIPVICNSNVGDTDFVINKYNSGFLIDNFDISSFDEVIDEILSSNSIFDKEKIREGAIEYFNLENGIKKYLAIYNNL is encoded by the coding sequence TTGAAAAATACACTTTACATTTCCTACGATGGGATGACAGACCCTTTAGGTCAATCTCAAGTGCTCCCTTATCTTAAGGGCTTATCTCAAAATGGTTACAGTATTACTTTAATTTCTTTTGAAAAAGAAGAGAGGAAAGATAAGAAGGCATATATTCAGAAAATTGTTAAAAAGATAGGAATAGATTGGTATCCCTTAAATTACACGAAGAATCCACCTATTGTTTCTACAGTTATTGATGTTCAACGTTTGAAAAAGTTAGCCTTTAAGCTACATCAAGAAAAGCAGTTTAGACTTGTTCATTGCCGTAGCTATATTTCTGCGCTAATTGGGTTAGAAATGAAAAAAAAATTAGGTGTTAAGTTTCTTTTTGATATGAGAGGATTTTGGGCCGATGAGAGAGTAGATGGAAATATTTGGAAGTTGTCAAATCCTATTTTTAGACTAGTGTATGCTTATTTTAAAAAGAAAGAAAAGGAATTTTTGCGATATTCTGATATTAATATTTCATTGACTAATAATGGCTTACAAGTTATTAATGAATGGAATAAATCTAAAGACTTCTCTAAAACGGTGGTAATACCTTGTTGTGCTGATACTACTCTTTTTACAATTAAAAATACTACACATAAAACATTTGTATTAGGATATCTAGGTTCCATAGGAACTTGGTATTTATTAGATGAAATGTTGGATTTTTATTTACGTTTATTGAGAAAACAACCTAATTCTATTTTTCATTTTTTAACGAAAGATGATCCTAATTTAATTTTATCGAAATGTAAAGATAAAAATATTCCACTATCAAATATCCTTATTGAAGAATCGGAACGAGAGGATATTGTACAAAAAACCAGTACTTGGGATTATTCAATATTTTTTATTAAACCGGCATTTTCTAAAAAATCATCATCGCCAACAAAACAGGGGGAACTTATGTCGATGGGTATACCAGTAATTTGTAATAGTAACGTTGGAGATACTGATTTTGTAATAAATAAATATAATTCGGGTTTTCTAATTGATAACTTTGATATTTCTTCTTTTGATGAAGTAATTGATGAAATATTATCTAGCAATAGCATTTTTGATAAAGAAAAAATACGTGAAGGTGCTATTGAATATTTTAATTTAGAAAATGGAATCAAAAAATATTTAGCGATATATAATAATTTATGA
- a CDS encoding glycosyltransferase family 4 protein codes for MKKILFLSPYPIGCAPSQRLKYEQYYTSIEKSGYKIETSSFIDEDFWKIIYKKGSFAKKILFTLKGYIRRIFDLFRLKEYDIIYIHLWVTPFGFPIFEYLVRKLSSKVIYDIDDMVFLGHSSSANRLFQELKGTKKMLYLMKNSDHVITCTPKLDEFVRKYNRKTTDISSTINTENYTIKNEYSNTKTIVIGWSGSHSTSKYLYLLEDVLKSLSKKYNIKIKVIGDASFQIPGLTIEAQDWDELTEVEELQKIDIGVYPLPNEEWVLGKSGLKALQYMALGLPTVATAIGANYRVIENGISGFLVNSQEEWYTFLEKLIVDADLRRKIGTKARINVVENYSIQSTSSTYLEIIDSLS; via the coding sequence ATGAAAAAAATATTATTTCTATCACCTTATCCTATTGGGTGTGCACCTAGTCAAAGATTGAAATATGAACAATATTATACATCTATTGAAAAGTCTGGTTATAAAATAGAAACCAGTTCATTTATTGATGAAGATTTCTGGAAAATTATATATAAAAAAGGCTCATTTGCTAAAAAAATATTGTTTACACTGAAAGGTTATATTCGAAGAATATTTGACCTTTTTCGATTGAAAGAATATGACATTATTTATATCCATTTATGGGTAACCCCTTTTGGATTTCCAATATTTGAGTATTTAGTAAGAAAATTATCATCAAAAGTGATATATGATATAGATGATATGGTTTTTCTTGGTCATTCCAGTTCAGCAAATCGCCTTTTTCAAGAATTAAAAGGGACAAAAAAAATGTTGTACTTGATGAAGAATTCAGATCATGTTATAACATGTACTCCAAAATTGGATGAGTTTGTACGGAAATATAATAGAAAAACTACAGATATATCTTCAACTATTAATACTGAAAATTATACAATTAAAAATGAATATTCCAATACAAAAACTATTGTTATTGGTTGGAGTGGGTCACATTCTACCTCAAAATATTTATATCTTTTAGAAGATGTTTTGAAATCTCTCAGTAAAAAGTACAACATTAAAATAAAAGTTATAGGTGATGCAAGTTTTCAAATTCCAGGTTTGACTATTGAAGCACAAGATTGGGATGAATTAACAGAAGTAGAAGAGTTACAGAAAATAGATATAGGTGTTTATCCTTTACCTAATGAAGAATGGGTTTTAGGAAAAAGTGGTTTAAAAGCACTACAATATATGGCATTAGGTCTACCAACAGTAGCTACAGCAATTGGAGCAAATTATAGAGTTATTGAGAATGGAATTTCAGGCTTCTTAGTTAACTCGCAAGAAGAATGGTATACTTTTTTAGAAAAATTAATTGTTGATGCCGATTTACGAAGAAAAATAGGAACTAAGGCCCGAATAAATGTAGTGGAGAATTACTCCATTCAATCAACGTCGTCGACTTACCTTGAAATTATTGATTCTCTTTCTTGA
- a CDS encoding T9SS type A sorting domain-containing protein encodes MKYLYCFIIIFIVFKSYGQDRKADSLFLIDLINVNQDHTLNWDINTPIDNWSGITLKNNRLSNLYVNNKNLYVIPSSISNSNELVNFQCYNNNITQLPNEITKLSLLRDLTIYGNNITKLPEEIDKLINLRYLNAQWNQINYIPLSFNKLPNIYRLVIHSNNLGYSALELIPRFINRATINPQNKLNNDITIYYENSVELIVNDSSVNNTYTWYKNNSPIGNSNVRKLTTNENGLFYCIITNSDPFLSDLPTVTSGNYEITNAGPFWSDSTALAILRDTNIGNNLGWPTTNPTRVKDWAGVTHSGDLADRVTSVVIDNKEMYTLPAEMATMDGLTALEIQNNKLVFADLANLGSLAPTTFTYAPQAELGEERSIGFSLGNTVTMTVDSAAHANDTYQWFNENGAIAGAISNTYSAAAVGSYYCEVKNSLFPDLTLKQATTFIYDQDAYNNDERILKELYTSNSGNSLGWDLSKQMDTWNGVTLRGGRVYELALNGKILSTLPADFGQLTELSTLNLSNNSFSSLPILSTLSKLTSFQLGNNLFASIPATVTDLTQLEVLALNNNQITLVESSISNLTNLTDLSIQENFLTFEDIELLPQTSNSRTYSPQGTAGAPQYVGTSGYIYIVVDQTIDPTLRDVNTYQWYYEGVAIPNSNNDSLFINNQFGEFYTKINNPTITDLTLKTASIFVSPDKVDEQDSLVLVALKNIDLNPNNTLNWPNTSPVGSWEGIQVDGENARITTLDIWNKNIDALPSSFTSLTALENANISANNLIALPNDMDALTNLSYINISNNHLSFAEMDKIVLNESNGRVNFVYGNQKSIGEEGTTVTLENGFNFLAIPEEDRTTNDFYQWYRNGSIIDGENEESLRVNNTGEYNYTISNERYTTILLTSYSITVDGNVTSIGNEIGGTLKLYPNPTANRFTLEISNAVRIIDVKVYDVVGNIYLNIYNTSSLHKWSINLEGKPIGIYLVWVKTDKGEVTMKVFKK; translated from the coding sequence ATGAAATACCTTTATTGTTTTATAATTATTTTTATAGTTTTTAAATCCTATGGTCAAGATAGAAAAGCAGATTCACTATTTCTAATTGATTTAATAAATGTAAATCAAGATCACACATTAAATTGGGATATCAATACCCCAATTGATAATTGGAGTGGTATTACATTAAAAAATAATAGATTATCGAATCTTTATGTTAATAATAAAAATTTATATGTAATTCCATCTTCAATCTCAAATAGCAATGAGTTAGTCAATTTTCAATGTTACAATAATAACATTACACAACTGCCTAATGAAATTACGAAATTAAGTTTACTGCGAGATTTAACCATTTATGGAAATAATATAACTAAACTACCCGAAGAAATTGACAAACTTATAAACCTAAGATATTTAAATGCTCAATGGAATCAGATAAATTATATACCATTAAGTTTTAATAAATTACCAAATATATATAGGTTAGTAATTCACTCAAATAATTTAGGTTATTCTGCATTGGAATTAATACCAAGGTTTATTAATCGAGCAACAATTAATCCTCAAAATAAACTAAATAACGATATTACAATTTACTATGAAAACTCTGTCGAATTAATAGTTAATGATTCTTCAGTAAACAACACTTATACTTGGTATAAAAACAATAGTCCGATAGGAAATTCTAATGTAAGAAAATTAACTACCAATGAAAATGGCCTTTTCTATTGTATTATTACCAACTCAGATCCGTTTCTTAGTGACCTTCCTACTGTAACATCTGGTAACTATGAGATTACTAATGCCGGTCCCTTCTGGTCCGACTCAACTGCCCTTGCTATATTAAGGGACACAAATATAGGAAATAATTTAGGTTGGCCAACAACAAATCCAACTAGAGTTAAAGATTGGGCAGGAGTAACACATTCGGGAGATTTAGCAGATAGAGTTACCTCTGTGGTTATTGACAATAAAGAGATGTATACTCTTCCTGCAGAAATGGCCACAATGGATGGCTTAACAGCACTTGAAATTCAGAACAACAAATTAGTTTTTGCAGATTTAGCCAACCTTGGTAGTCTTGCTCCTACTACTTTCACTTATGCTCCCCAAGCTGAATTAGGGGAAGAACGCTCTATTGGTTTTTCGTTAGGAAATACCGTAACTATGACGGTAGATTCTGCTGCACATGCTAACGACACTTACCAGTGGTTCAATGAAAACGGGGCCATTGCTGGAGCAATTTCAAATACGTATTCAGCTGCTGCTGTAGGTTCTTATTACTGTGAGGTTAAAAACTCATTATTTCCTGACCTTACTTTAAAGCAAGCCACTACTTTTATCTACGATCAAGATGCTTATAATAATGATGAACGCATTTTAAAAGAATTATATACTTCCAACTCTGGAAATTCTTTGGGTTGGGACCTCTCTAAACAGATGGACACATGGAATGGTGTCACCTTAAGAGGTGGGCGTGTCTATGAGTTAGCCTTGAACGGAAAGATACTTTCCACTTTGCCTGCCGATTTTGGACAATTGACGGAACTTTCTACTTTAAATTTATCAAATAATAGTTTTTCTTCTTTACCCATTCTATCTACATTAAGTAAGTTGACTTCTTTTCAATTAGGGAATAATCTGTTTGCTTCCATTCCTGCAACGGTAACTGATTTAACGCAATTAGAAGTCTTAGCGTTAAACAACAATCAGATCACTTTAGTAGAAAGTAGTATCTCAAACTTAACAAATCTAACTGATTTATCCATTCAAGAGAACTTTCTAACTTTTGAAGATATTGAGCTATTGCCTCAAACAAGTAATAGTAGAACATATAGCCCACAAGGCACAGCTGGTGCGCCTCAATATGTTGGCACTTCTGGGTATATATATATTGTCGTGGACCAAACTATAGATCCTACATTAAGAGATGTAAATACCTATCAATGGTATTATGAAGGAGTCGCAATCCCGAATTCAAACAATGACTCTTTATTTATTAATAATCAATTTGGGGAATTTTACACCAAAATTAATAATCCAACAATTACAGACCTCACTTTAAAAACAGCATCTATTTTTGTCTCACCAGATAAAGTGGACGAACAAGATTCTCTAGTCCTTGTAGCCTTAAAAAATATAGATCTCAATCCAAATAACACTTTAAATTGGCCAAACACTTCTCCTGTTGGATCTTGGGAAGGTATTCAGGTAGATGGTGAGAATGCAAGAATTACAACCCTCGATATATGGAATAAAAATATTGATGCGTTACCTTCTTCCTTTACTTCGTTAACTGCATTAGAAAATGCTAATATTTCTGCCAACAACCTTATTGCCTTACCCAATGATATGGATGCTTTAACGAATTTAAGTTATATCAATATCTCCAATAACCATTTATCTTTTGCTGAAATGGATAAAATTGTGCTTAACGAGAGTAATGGAAGAGTGAACTTTGTGTATGGCAATCAAAAAAGTATTGGTGAAGAAGGAACGACTGTCACTTTAGAAAATGGGTTTAATTTTTTAGCTATTCCCGAAGAAGACCGCACTACCAACGACTTTTATCAATGGTATAGAAATGGCAGTATCATTGATGGAGAAAATGAAGAATCTTTAAGAGTCAATAACACTGGAGAATACAACTATACCATCTCCAATGAACGCTATACTACTATATTATTAACCTCTTATAGTATTACTGTAGATGGTAATGTAACCAGTATTGGTAATGAGATTGGAGGAACATTAAAATTATATCCTAACCCTACAGCAAATCGTTTCACATTAGAAATCTCTAATGCTGTTCGTATTATTGACGTAAAAGTGTATGATGTCGTTGGAAATATTTACTTGAACATTTACAATACATCCTCTTTGCACAAATGGTCAATTAACCTTGAAGGTAAACCTATTGGCATTTACCTTGTTTGGGTAAAAACGGACAAAGGAGAAGTAACCATGAAGGTGTTTAAAAAGTAG
- a CDS encoding sulfotransferase domain-containing protein, which yields MRNLLLRLKQKVFSIYYSLYINNKIDYKKSKLIFSDPRGGSTWLAETLYFLLDEHCLIWEPLRKKRFKNISDKLTSIRPSINKYENYETELYQLKNLFSLKYKNPILLPYTSTFEIKKYTHTIIKFCRGNNLLPWLVNSIDFKYKPIYFVRHPLAVVKSQIEHGSWDDIDLQYSLKILCSEYKIEQSIIDFIHDQKIFLFLVWCIHNKNLSKSGNWLLISYEELFLNPIKTFNFINAEWKCINQSKIDTFDFRKNSRTVKDNKIILGEKIQLSSWKGFFLDEEIKKYQIILNYFKINYYNLYDVYPVHLEKI from the coding sequence ATGAGAAATTTATTATTAAGGCTTAAACAAAAAGTTTTTTCTATTTATTATTCTTTATATATTAATAATAAAATTGATTATAAAAAATCTAAACTTATATTTTCAGATCCAAGAGGAGGAAGTACTTGGCTTGCTGAAACACTTTATTTTTTGCTAGATGAACACTGTTTAATTTGGGAACCTCTAAGAAAGAAAAGGTTTAAAAATATAAGTGATAAATTGACTTCAATAAGACCTTCAATAAATAAATACGAAAATTATGAAACAGAGCTATATCAATTGAAGAATTTGTTTTCATTAAAGTATAAAAATCCTATACTATTGCCATATACATCAACGTTTGAAATAAAAAAATACACCCATACAATTATAAAATTTTGTCGAGGGAACAATCTTCTTCCTTGGTTAGTCAATAGTATTGACTTTAAATATAAGCCAATTTATTTTGTAAGACACCCACTCGCAGTTGTGAAATCACAAATTGAACATGGATCTTGGGATGATATCGATTTACAATATTCTCTTAAAATACTATGTTCCGAATATAAAATTGAACAAAGTATAATTGATTTTATTCACGATCAAAAAATTTTTCTGTTCCTAGTTTGGTGTATTCATAATAAAAATTTGAGTAAATCAGGTAATTGGTTACTTATATCATATGAAGAGTTATTTTTAAATCCGATTAAAACATTTAATTTTATTAACGCTGAATGGAAATGCATCAATCAAAGTAAAATTGATACATTTGATTTTAGAAAGAATAGTAGAACAGTAAAAGATAATAAAATTATTTTAGGTGAGAAAATACAATTATCTAGTTGGAAAGGCTTTTTTTTAGATGAAGAAATTAAAAAATATCAAATTATTTTAAATTATTTTAAAATTAATTATTATAATTTATACGATGTATATCCTGTTCATTTAGAAAAGATATGA